The following proteins are encoded in a genomic region of Arcobacter suis CECT 7833:
- a CDS encoding efflux RND transporter periplasmic adaptor subunit, producing MENISKLLQLEHNCRNCESIKELYYQIVNETRTLVNYSQGVLLTIDFSGKYKVVGISDISVVDSTSPYVQWIENVIIDLNNNEKSKDIFVVDTKTDLKQIDFKSMHEFSPSNILFIPLKSIKENREINYILLLFKEEGWLEKDILILKHLSSSLAYFLFAMRSTGISQIFKKISLKNKYLKISIFLLIFLMFLPVRLSVLAPLEVEAKNPYVVTSPLNAVIEEVKVFPNDKIEKEQLLVKFDDVDFNNNYLVAKRTLDVANAQLHTVKQSSFFDATQKSQISQLESQVKLKEAELNFAQEQLGKTKIYAKEDGIAIINNPNDWKGKPVTTGERVFLIAKPQSIELKIMLPVSEAIFLEENALIKAFFDNDPTNSWSGKVKYISYKPELTEQNVLSYKITADFDDIKENGYIPSIGLRGTAKIYSKKVTLFFYLFRKPITAVRQWIGW from the coding sequence TTGGAAAACATATCAAAACTTCTACAGTTAGAACATAACTGTAGAAATTGTGAAAGTATAAAAGAGCTTTATTATCAAATAGTTAATGAAACAAGAACCCTTGTGAATTATTCACAAGGAGTTTTATTAACTATTGATTTTAGTGGAAAATATAAAGTTGTAGGAATATCTGATATTTCTGTTGTTGATTCTACTTCTCCTTATGTTCAATGGATAGAAAATGTAATAATAGATTTAAATAATAATGAAAAATCAAAAGATATTTTTGTAGTTGATACAAAAACTGATTTAAAACAAATAGATTTTAAATCGATGCATGAATTTTCACCTTCAAATATTTTATTTATTCCTTTAAAAAGTATAAAAGAAAATAGAGAAATAAACTATATTTTACTTTTATTCAAAGAAGAAGGATGGTTGGAAAAAGATATATTGATTTTAAAACATCTTTCATCATCTTTAGCATATTTTTTATTTGCAATGAGAAGTACAGGAATTTCTCAAATTTTTAAAAAAATCTCTTTAAAAAATAAGTATTTAAAAATATCAATATTTTTATTGATATTTTTAATGTTTTTACCAGTTCGACTCTCTGTTTTAGCACCATTAGAAGTTGAGGCTAAAAATCCTTATGTGGTAACTTCTCCTTTAAATGCTGTTATTGAAGAAGTAAAAGTTTTTCCAAATGATAAAATAGAAAAAGAACAATTACTTGTTAAGTTTGATGATGTGGATTTTAATAATAACTATTTAGTTGCAAAAAGAACTTTAGATGTTGCAAATGCACAACTTCATACAGTAAAACAAAGCAGTTTTTTTGATGCTACTCAAAAAAGTCAAATTTCACAATTAGAAAGTCAAGTAAAACTAAAAGAAGCAGAATTAAATTTTGCACAAGAGCAGTTGGGCAAAACAAAAATTTATGCAAAAGAAGATGGAATAGCAATTATTAATAATCCAAATGATTGGAAAGGGAAACCTGTAACAACAGGAGAAAGAGTTTTTTTAATAGCAAAACCCCAAAGTATTGAATTAAAAATAATGTTACCTGTTAGTGAAGCTATTTTTTTAGAAGAAAATGCTTTGATTAAAGCTTTTTTTGATAATGACCCAACAAATTCTTGGAGTGGAAAAGTTAAATATATTTCATATAAACCTGAATTAACGGAACAAAATGTTTTATCTTATAAAATTACAGCAGATTTTGATGATATAAAAGAAAATGGTTATATTCCTTCTATTGGATTACGAGGAACTGCAAAAATTTATTCAAAAAAAGTTACGCTGTTTTTTTATCTATTTAGAAAACCAATAACTGCCGTTAGACAATGGATAGGTTGGTAA
- a CDS encoding J domain-containing protein, producing the protein MPNNTIVYIFNRLIRLSILFFILYLIFTNFGTFLMIIGVFLVIITFLIYNFKKKMRANSFRFRFDSSEFQNGQNFNFNDFRNFNQSDFRGFANAPRVDEIQKAKDFFGFSQTPTKEEIKKRYKELARKYHPDINNGDDVKMKELNHYRDVLMKTVE; encoded by the coding sequence ATGCCAAATAATACAATTGTATATATTTTCAATAGATTAATAAGATTATCAATTTTATTTTTTATTTTATATCTTATATTTACAAATTTCGGAACTTTTTTGATGATTATAGGAGTTTTTCTCGTAATAATCACATTTTTGATTTATAACTTTAAAAAGAAAATGAGAGCTAATAGTTTTAGATTTAGGTTTGATAGTTCAGAATTTCAAAATGGACAAAATTTCAATTTTAATGATTTTAGAAACTTTAATCAATCTGATTTTCGAGGTTTTGCAAACGCTCCAAGGGTTGATGAAATTCAAAAAGCAAAAGATTTTTTTGGATTTTCACAAACTCCGACAAAAGAAGAAATAAAAAAAAGATATAAAGAATTAGCAAGAAAATATCATCCTGATATAAACAACGGTGATGATGTAAAAATGAAAGAATTAAATCATTATAGAGATGTTTTGATGAAAACAGTTGAGTGA
- a CDS encoding DUF4347 domain-containing protein — MKKVNKKKPIISALEQRILFDGAAVATAVDVLDNSSFSSSSNDATTNNDVTSNNAENSVHGVQATQSFERDRREVAFVDSSVEDFQTLVDGIKDGVEIFVFDGSKGGVDQIASILEKETNIDAIHILSHGSTGEITLGTDKLNGDTLDDYNEQLQIIKDSLSENGDILLYGCNVAKDGSGQEFIEALANLTQADISASDDITGDSALGGDWNLEVSNGNIETNVINVNTFSGELGTPSITNLNNMTYIEQSSATVIDSNISITNGGSYDGKYIEFSISSAKSTESLTLTNAANVNASGAISFVGSSVYLGNGTSRDIIGSIDSTYNGLNGQNLRINFVSAFTNPSFETGNITGWTSMNQMINLGVTSIAGFVSQDTSTYSDNANSGGNDDDVPSATYNTTVSNTTTSSGSYSLQLTSSMTTLNGYDVVHGPAVYSDVFEASAGDVIYFDWRAYAGGDDFDAFGYIVNTTTGAQIEVLDATGGSNTDWTTKATTISTAGTYRFVFVNGTYDASGGQAAGGTLYIDNVRVFGSKVNDSVVSTISSQIAYSNTSDNPDATRTYTITAVDSNGLSSSASSTINITAVNDPLTVTVSNTSNGFTETTNMNHQSLSQSGTISFNDVDNNVTISHASNSITWSGGTLDTTLANTLINGFTTSITDGTHSGNGTWAYNVADVDLNFLSEGETITFSYTVTAIAGSETITRTINFTITGTNDAPVFGTIVPTNPVIEAPTVGNTSPSAGIEVFNNGSLRFGNGSIDSVNASTGMLEQPFYYKDGAWYQLTFSTYQLNMAIAADYNNGSAKTDVDWNLEGTVNLTPTFTNTNVDNSGFNTATGTGTIVWTGEITVGTAHLKVTNVYTLTADSQFIKANTYIKNIGSTSTENLRFWVGTRDDYVAGSDSPAKQKGNIVDGEFTMTSNANEQAKAIKVYTGDGANATAVLFYSTNENVNTVIAPGYGWSTSNQYAPGIDPLNSVYNQSYDDGGYAMFTNLNNVAAGDTVMYDWYYAAGKVSELSNITSSLESATSDNLKESGNSLVLTDDYTITDLDLTDVVNVAVSSVVVTPPNGLTIPANYTNEIIKGMLNINSNPVIDGDSTTGTVSWNFNSGDDYSFNFLGAGQTLTLVYTLTATDGENATATTTVTISIDGRNDAPVITVDAGDSDLKNINETNSTLTTNGTLSITDVDIIDNAFTVTKTNVVASGMTTGLVSNNNALLNMITVNTQGKDISWSFNSGNEYFKYLPAGETLTLTYTIKVTDANNGTSNKTITIEIVGINDPVTLNSPATIYYMDTDGADNFATTSGRLTASDIDSGTSFIYGIDGATSNGDGTFTKVGTYGTLVINSLTGNYVYTPNSAVINSLSVSAAETFDMTVSDGSGSTNTKTLTIDIESVNDAPLLGGVASTPTFTENGSAIQIDSTITVTDLEGTSYDSGYVTFSITEHKESEDKLSILNVGGISVNGTNVTYGGLIIGTIDSVYNGEHGKDLRINLNSNAYSPQVQALARAIAFSNPTDDLSGLSRGLEIKVNDGGNGDRTTARYSTKEVNVNIQTINDLPTINLGTNNFIVEKSISTNPNGELSLGSLLSVGDLDGDRITVKIETTNYGLITINDSITNGVDSSQISGNGTRVVTITGTIDEINRTLAAANGITYVAGLGKDYITPGADYLKITATDDLSGVTTSQKLVMVLPAVPNIYSDNIVGAEDGTVMININDLVTDINDNGGTYVFGTGTPDITDANGNITTHGTIIPFDSSTNIYDSNSKVIGYQLENGKIILNDGKNRTDNADFAKFTFIPNENWSGSQTFFYQFTSNDGEVSNIAQVALFVTAVNDAPVVTVTNNITINEDNSIVFENANAITLSDIDVVDPTQKLDLTLRVENGKLELSQMTGLTILEGVNNSSSIKIQGNLTDLQNAISALKYTPNQDYNGSDSLTIKLNDRANVGSGNALETTQVVNISITAVNDAPEFSNQYDEVSEGDQIRGVLPASDIDSNSITFSINGTAPVGFVLNSDGSYIFDSSSYDYITQGEIETIVISVTVTDTEGLTTTKDFSIAITGTNDAPTVSLVNIDAETSFGKEFSKEIKYLFSDKDLNDTFTFKADNLPNGLTIDPITGIISGRASESGKFIITIIGSDSGSPSLSVSRTFNMLVVAPPQVETKPTIDASPLPKGNNDTNGSPTTLNNYGGNDSNLGTLNYSASEGFVESVGQGFLNTGTVDGNSSNDGANDNKNTNPTNSANDGKGVIQANVDLNVLTNGQIVFNDTNKDSFSIVGITIEDIKVENNNIEIKVVDVNLAQNFIVTQIDGTPLPAGLFFDPKTGSISGDIPEGLEKLNISIKAISSDGTTRVLNLKLDLKELQNKNQASSETQGFIGLKEQIAFENQKLDGYGSYVTGLFA; from the coding sequence ATGAAAAAAGTAAATAAGAAAAAACCTATAATTAGTGCTTTAGAGCAAAGAATACTTTTTGATGGAGCTGCTGTTGCAACGGCTGTTGATGTACTTGATAATAGTAGTTTTAGCTCAAGTTCAAATGATGCCACAACTAACAATGATGTTACGAGTAATAATGCTGAAAATAGTGTTCATGGTGTACAAGCTACTCAAAGTTTTGAAAGAGATAGAAGAGAAGTTGCCTTTGTAGATTCTTCTGTTGAAGATTTTCAAACTTTAGTTGATGGAATAAAAGATGGTGTTGAAATTTTTGTTTTTGATGGAAGTAAAGGTGGAGTTGATCAAATAGCTTCTATTTTAGAAAAAGAAACAAATATTGATGCTATACACATTTTATCACATGGAAGCACAGGTGAAATTACCCTTGGAACTGATAAATTAAATGGTGATACTTTAGATGATTATAATGAACAATTACAAATAATAAAAGATTCATTATCTGAAAATGGAGATATTTTACTTTATGGTTGTAATGTGGCAAAAGATGGAAGTGGACAAGAATTTATTGAAGCACTTGCAAATTTAACACAAGCAGATATTTCAGCATCTGATGATATTACAGGTGATTCTGCTTTAGGTGGAGATTGGAATTTAGAAGTTAGTAATGGTAATATTGAGACTAATGTAATCAATGTTAATACTTTTTCAGGAGAATTAGGTACCCCTTCTATTACAAATTTAAATAATATGACTTATATTGAACAATCGTCAGCCACTGTAATTGATAGTAATATTTCAATTACTAATGGTGGAAGTTATGATGGAAAATATATAGAATTTTCTATTTCTAGTGCAAAATCTACAGAATCTTTAACGTTAACTAATGCTGCTAATGTAAATGCTTCTGGAGCTATTTCTTTTGTTGGTTCTTCTGTATATTTGGGTAATGGTACTAGTAGAGATATTATCGGAAGTATTGATTCTACATATAATGGATTAAATGGTCAGAATTTAAGAATTAATTTTGTAAGTGCTTTTACTAATCCAAGTTTTGAAACAGGAAATATTACTGGTTGGACATCAATGAATCAAATGATAAATTTAGGTGTTACATCAATTGCTGGATTTGTTTCTCAAGATACTAGTACTTATTCAGATAATGCAAATTCTGGTGGAAATGATGATGATGTACCTTCTGCAACATATAATACGACAGTTTCTAATACTACAACTAGTAGTGGTTCATATTCTTTACAATTAACTAGTAGCATGACAACATTGAATGGTTATGATGTTGTTCATGGACCAGCTGTGTATAGTGATGTATTTGAAGCATCAGCAGGAGATGTTATTTATTTTGACTGGAGAGCTTATGCTGGTGGTGATGATTTTGATGCTTTTGGATATATAGTTAATACAACTACTGGTGCTCAAATAGAAGTATTAGATGCAACGGGAGGTTCAAATACTGATTGGACAACAAAAGCAACAACAATTTCAACAGCTGGAACTTATAGATTTGTTTTTGTTAATGGTACTTATGATGCCTCAGGAGGACAAGCTGCTGGAGGAACATTGTATATTGACAATGTAAGAGTATTTGGAAGTAAAGTTAATGATAGTGTAGTAAGTACTATTTCTAGTCAAATTGCATATTCAAATACGTCTGATAATCCTGATGCAACAAGAACATATACTATTACAGCAGTTGATTCAAATGGTTTATCATCTTCAGCCTCAAGTACAATTAATATCACAGCCGTAAATGATCCTCTTACCGTAACAGTTAGTAATACTTCAAATGGATTTACAGAAACAACAAATATGAATCATCAATCTTTAAGTCAATCAGGTACTATAAGCTTTAACGATGTTGATAACAATGTTACTATATCTCATGCTTCAAATAGTATTACTTGGAGTGGAGGAACATTGGATACAACTCTTGCTAATACTTTAATTAATGGATTTACAACTTCAATAACAGATGGTACTCATTCAGGAAATGGAACTTGGGCTTATAATGTAGCAGATGTTGATTTGAATTTTTTATCAGAAGGTGAAACAATCACATTTAGTTATACAGTAACTGCAATTGCTGGAAGTGAAACAATAACTAGAACTATAAATTTTACAATAACAGGAACTAATGATGCTCCTGTATTTGGAACAATAGTTCCAACAAATCCTGTAATAGAAGCTCCAACTGTTGGAAATACAAGTCCTAGTGCAGGAATAGAAGTATTTAATAATGGTTCATTAAGATTTGGTAATGGTTCAATAGATTCAGTAAATGCAAGTACAGGTATGTTAGAACAACCTTTTTATTACAAAGATGGAGCTTGGTACCAATTAACATTTAGTACATATCAATTAAATATGGCTATTGCTGCTGATTATAATAATGGAAGTGCTAAAACAGATGTGGATTGGAATCTTGAGGGTACAGTAAATCTGACACCAACTTTTACAAATACAAACGTTGATAATTCAGGTTTTAATACAGCCACAGGTACAGGAACAATTGTTTGGACAGGTGAAATAACAGTTGGAACAGCTCATTTAAAAGTTACAAATGTATATACATTAACTGCTGATTCACAATTTATTAAAGCAAATACATATATAAAAAATATTGGAAGTACTTCTACTGAGAATCTTAGATTTTGGGTTGGAACAAGAGATGATTATGTAGCTGGAAGTGATAGTCCTGCAAAACAAAAAGGAAATATTGTAGATGGTGAATTTACAATGACTTCAAATGCAAATGAACAAGCAAAAGCTATAAAAGTTTACACAGGAGATGGTGCAAATGCAACTGCCGTATTATTTTATTCTACAAATGAAAACGTAAATACAGTTATTGCACCAGGATATGGTTGGAGTACATCAAATCAATATGCGCCAGGAATAGATCCTTTAAATTCAGTATATAATCAATCTTATGATGATGGTGGATATGCAATGTTTACTAATCTAAATAATGTTGCAGCTGGTGATACTGTTATGTATGACTGGTATTATGCAGCTGGTAAAGTTAGTGAACTTTCTAATATCACATCAAGTTTAGAAAGTGCAACATCTGATAATCTTAAAGAAAGTGGTAATTCATTAGTATTGACAGATGATTATACAATTACAGATTTAGATTTAACAGATGTTGTAAATGTAGCTGTAAGTTCTGTAGTAGTTACTCCACCAAATGGTTTAACAATTCCTGCTAATTATACTAATGAAATAATAAAAGGAATGCTAAATATTAATTCAAATCCAGTTATAGATGGTGATAGTACAACGGGTACTGTTTCTTGGAATTTTAATTCAGGAGATGATTATAGTTTTAATTTCTTGGGTGCAGGACAAACCCTTACTTTAGTATATACTTTGACTGCAACTGATGGTGAAAATGCAACTGCTACAACAACAGTGACTATTTCTATAGATGGAAGAAATGATGCTCCTGTTATAACAGTAGATGCCGGGGATTCTGATTTAAAAAATATAAATGAAACGAATTCTACTCTCACAACAAATGGTACATTAAGCATAACTGATGTTGATATTATTGATAATGCTTTTACAGTTACAAAAACAAATGTAGTAGCATCAGGAATGACAACGGGATTAGTATCAAATAATAATGCTTTATTAAACATGATTACTGTTAATACACAAGGTAAAGATATTAGTTGGTCATTTAATTCTGGAAATGAATATTTTAAATATTTACCAGCTGGTGAAACATTAACACTTACATATACTATAAAAGTAACAGATGCAAATAATGGAACATCTAACAAAACAATAACAATAGAAATTGTAGGAATAAATGATCCTGTTACGCTTAATTCACCCGCAACAATCTATTACATGGATACAGATGGTGCAGATAATTTTGCCACAACTTCGGGAAGATTAACAGCAAGTGATATAGATAGTGGAACGAGTTTTATTTATGGAATAGATGGAGCAACTTCAAATGGTGATGGAACTTTTACAAAAGTAGGAACTTACGGAACTTTAGTAATAAATAGTTTAACTGGTAATTATGTATATACTCCAAACTCAGCAGTTATAAATTCTTTATCTGTAAGTGCAGCTGAAACATTTGATATGACAGTTAGTGATGGAAGTGGTTCAACAAATACAAAAACTTTAACTATTGATATTGAATCTGTAAATGATGCTCCACTTTTAGGAGGTGTTGCTTCAACTCCAACATTTACTGAAAATGGTTCGGCTATTCAAATTGATTCAACTATTACTGTTACAGATTTAGAAGGTACAAGTTATGATAGTGGTTATGTAACTTTCTCAATAACAGAACATAAAGAATCAGAAGATAAATTATCAATTTTAAATGTTGGTGGTATTAGTGTAAATGGTACTAATGTAACTTATGGTGGATTAATAATTGGAACAATAGATTCAGTTTACAATGGGGAACACGGAAAAGATTTAAGAATAAATCTAAATTCAAATGCTTATTCACCACAAGTACAAGCTTTAGCAAGAGCAATAGCTTTTTCTAATCCAACAGATGATTTAAGTGGGTTATCAAGAGGGCTTGAAATAAAAGTAAATGATGGTGGAAATGGCGATAGAACGACTGCTAGATATAGTACAAAAGAAGTAAATGTAAATATTCAAACAATTAATGATTTACCAACAATAAATTTAGGAACAAATAACTTTATTGTAGAAAAATCTATTTCTACTAATCCAAATGGAGAGTTATCTTTAGGTTCATTATTAAGTGTTGGTGATTTAGATGGGGATAGAATAACTGTAAAAATTGAAACAACTAATTATGGATTAATTACGATAAATGATTCAATTACTAATGGTGTTGATAGTTCTCAAATTAGTGGTAATGGTACTAGAGTTGTGACAATAACTGGAACAATAGATGAAATAAATAGAACTTTAGCTGCAGCAAATGGAATAACTTATGTTGCTGGGTTAGGGAAAGATTATATTACTCCAGGAGCTGATTATTTAAAAATAACTGCTACAGATGATTTATCAGGAGTAACAACTTCTCAAAAGTTAGTAATGGTATTACCTGCTGTTCCAAATATATATAGTGATAACATTGTAGGTGCAGAAGATGGCACAGTAATGATAAATATTAACGATTTAGTAACAGATATAAATGATAATGGGGGAACTTATGTTTTTGGAACGGGAACTCCTGATATAACTGATGCAAATGGAAATATAACAACACATGGAACAATTATACCTTTTGATAGTAGTACAAATATTTATGATTCAAATTCAAAAGTTATTGGGTATCAATTAGAAAATGGTAAAATTATTTTAAATGATGGTAAAAATAGAACAGATAATGCAGATTTTGCTAAATTTACATTTATTCCAAATGAAAATTGGTCAGGTTCTCAAACATTTTTCTATCAATTTACTTCAAATGATGGTGAAGTAAGTAATATAGCTCAAGTTGCTTTATTTGTAACAGCTGTAAATGATGCTCCTGTTGTTACAGTTACTAATAATATTACAATAAATGAAGATAATTCAATAGTATTTGAAAATGCAAATGCAATAACTTTATCGGATATTGATGTGGTTGATCCAACACAAAAATTAGATTTAACATTACGTGTAGAGAATGGAAAATTAGAGTTATCTCAAATGACAGGATTAACTATTTTAGAAGGAGTAAATAACTCTTCTTCAATTAAAATCCAAGGTAATTTAACAGATTTACAAAATGCAATTTCAGCTTTAAAATATACACCAAATCAAGATTATAACGGTTCAGATAGTTTAACTATAAAATTAAATGACAGGGCAAATGTTGGTTCAGGTAATGCTTTAGAAACAACACAAGTTGTAAATATTTCAATAACTGCTGTAAATGATGCTCCTGAGTTTTCAAACCAATATGATGAAGTAAGTGAAGGGGATCAAATTAGAGGTGTTTTACCTGCTAGTGATATAGATAGTAATTCTATTACATTTAGTATAAATGGAACAGCTCCTGTTGGTTTTGTATTAAATAGTGATGGTTCATATATTTTTGATTCTTCAAGTTATGATTATATAACTCAAGGAGAAATTGAAACAATTGTAATATCTGTTACAGTAACAGACACAGAAGGTTTAACAACAACTAAAGATTTCTCAATTGCAATCACTGGAACAAATGATGCTCCAACAGTTTCTTTAGTAAATATTGATGCAGAAACTTCATTTGGTAAAGAATTCTCAAAAGAGATAAAATATTTATTTAGTGATAAAGATTTAAATGATACTTTTACATTTAAAGCAGATAATCTTCCTAACGGTTTAACAATTGATCCAATTACAGGAATAATTTCAGGTAGAGCTTCTGAATCAGGGAAATTTATAATTACTATTATTGGAAGTGATTCAGGAAGTCCTTCTTTAAGTGTTTCAAGAACATTTAATATGTTAGTTGTTGCTCCACCACAAGTTGAAACTAAACCAACAATTGATGCTTCACCTCTTCCAAAAGGTAATAATGATACTAATGGCTCACCTACAACTTTAAATAATTATGGTGGAAATGATAGTAATTTAGGAACATTAAATTATAGTGCTAGTGAAGGTTTTGTTGAAAGTGTAGGGCAAGGTTTTTTAAATACAGGTACAGTTGATGGAAACTCTTCAAATGATGGAGCAAATGATAATAAAAATACTAATCCAACAAATAGTGCTAATGATGGAAAAGGTGTAATTCAAGCTAATGTAGATTTAAATGTACTAACAAATGGGCAAATAGTTTTTAATGACACAAATAAAGACTCTTTTTCAATTGTAGGAATTACAATTGAAGATATTAAAGTTGAAAACAATAATATTGAAATAAAAGTTGTTGATGTTAATCTTGCACAAAACTTTATTGTTACACAAATTGATGGAACTCCTTTACCTGCTGGATTATTTTTTGATCCAAAAACAGGTAGTATTTCAGGAGATATACCTGAAGGTTTAGAAAAATTAAATATAAGTATTAAAGCTATTAGTTCAGATGGAACAACTAGAGTTTTAAATTTAAAACTTGATTTAAAAGAGTTACAAAATAAAAATCAAGCTAGTTCAGAAACACAAGGTTTTATTGGATTAAAAGAACAAATAGCTTTTGAAAATCAAAAGTTAGATGGTTATGGAAGTTATGTTACGGGGTTATTTGCCTAA
- a CDS encoding site-2 protease family protein, producing MPEQEILLPKIRDDLKLIETSVSEDGSKRWLLFDPIQNKYFNIGIDTFELISNWQSDIEIDEFLRILEDKNYDIEKESLQTFVDFLINNNLILCEKPKDTQRMVNILRKSKQNIFKWLIHNYLFIRIPLLKPDKWLEDNKNKINFLYSKLWQNIVLVLGFIGIVFVLRDWENFISTFMYLFSKEGFFYYFLSLVFVKSMHELGHAFTAKRLGCKVPTMGVAFLVLFPVLYTDTTNAWKLKSKYQRLQIVLGGIKVELYLALIATFLWSFAPIGIFKSILFIIATTSWISSLLINISPFLRFDGYYILSDITDSKNLQPRSFAMAKWFIRKNILGLEEEKPEILVKEKENFFIIYAILTWIYRLFLFLGIALLVYYFAFKVLGIILFLVEIVWFILLPVYNELKIWWSKKDMVKFNTKNKISLFLVVFLLFLIFIPWNSSIKMPAIIESKNYFEYYSAEDGYIEEIYFSNGQNVKKDQLLLKIKSPEIEYKIAQIQEEIESLNFEINKQAGFKENLDKRFILEENLLKKINELEGLEKINKKFEVKADFDGKIYFYDVFKINQWISKKAPIFVLYDNLNYRIVGFCNENDFKLLKENSNSKFIFTSGDLKDIHQKVTNISKFSIPYLEFPELSSDFGGEIATRKDLDKRLKTEQAYYKITVDLEENNLDLKNRKTGVLVTQGESMSLISRIAKKTISVLIRESEF from the coding sequence ATGCCTGAACAAGAGATTTTATTACCAAAAATTAGGGATGATTTAAAACTAATAGAGACTTCTGTAAGTGAAGATGGTTCTAAAAGATGGCTTTTATTTGATCCTATTCAAAATAAATATTTTAATATTGGAATTGATACTTTTGAATTAATTTCAAATTGGCAAAGTGATATTGAAATAGATGAATTTCTTAGAATATTAGAAGATAAAAATTATGATATTGAAAAAGAATCTTTACAAACTTTTGTTGATTTTTTAATAAATAATAATTTGATTTTATGTGAAAAACCCAAAGACACACAAAGAATGGTAAATATTCTTAGAAAGTCAAAACAAAATATATTTAAATGGTTAATTCATAATTATTTATTTATAAGAATTCCTCTATTAAAACCTGATAAATGGCTAGAAGATAATAAAAATAAAATCAATTTTTTATATTCAAAACTTTGGCAAAATATAGTTTTGGTTTTAGGATTTATTGGAATTGTTTTTGTATTAAGAGATTGGGAAAATTTTATTTCAACTTTTATGTATCTTTTTTCTAAAGAGGGATTTTTTTACTATTTTTTATCTTTAGTTTTTGTAAAAAGTATGCATGAATTAGGTCATGCTTTTACAGCAAAAAGATTAGGCTGTAAAGTGCCTACCATGGGAGTTGCATTTTTAGTTTTATTTCCTGTTTTATACACAGATACAACAAATGCTTGGAAATTAAAATCAAAATATCAAAGATTACAAATAGTCCTTGGTGGAATAAAAGTTGAGTTATATTTAGCTTTAATAGCTACTTTTTTATGGTCATTTGCTCCTATTGGAATATTTAAAAGTATATTATTTATTATTGCAACCACAAGTTGGATTAGTTCTTTACTTATAAATATTAGTCCATTTTTACGGTTTGATGGATATTATATTTTATCAGATATTACAGATAGCAAAAACTTACAACCTCGTTCATTTGCAATGGCTAAATGGTTCATTAGAAAAAATATTTTAGGTTTAGAAGAAGAAAAACCAGAAATATTAGTAAAAGAAAAAGAGAATTTTTTTATTATTTATGCCATATTAACTTGGATTTATAGATTATTTTTATTTTTAGGAATAGCTTTATTAGTATATTATTTTGCTTTTAAAGTTTTAGGAATAATTTTATTTTTAGTTGAAATAGTTTGGTTTATTTTATTGCCAGTATATAATGAATTAAAAATATGGTGGAGCAAAAAAGATATGGTTAAATTTAATACAAAAAATAAAATCTCTTTATTTTTAGTTGTTTTTTTACTATTTTTAATATTTATTCCTTGGAATAGCAGTATTAAAATGCCCGCAATAATAGAATCAAAGAATTATTTTGAGTACTATTCAGCCGAAGATGGTTATATTGAAGAAATATATTTTTCAAATGGTCAAAATGTAAAAAAAGACCAACTTTTATTAAAAATAAAATCTCCAGAAATAGAGTATAAAATAGCTCAAATTCAAGAAGAAATAGAGTCATTAAACTTTGAGATAAATAAACAAGCAGGTTTCAAAGAAAACCTAGACAAAAGATTTATTTTAGAAGAGAATTTATTGAAAAAAATAAATGAATTAGAAGGTTTAGAAAAAATTAATAAAAAATTTGAAGTAAAAGCGGATTTTGATGGAAAAATATATTTTTATGATGTATTCAAAATAAATCAATGGATTAGCAAAAAAGCCCCAATTTTTGTTTTATATGATAATTTAAATTATAGAATAGTTGGTTTTTGTAATGAAAATGATTTTAAACTTTTAAAAGAAAATTCAAATAGCAAATTTATTTTCACTTCAGGAGATTTAAAAGATATTCATCAAAAAGTTACGAATATTTCAAAATTTTCAATTCCATATTTAGAATTTCCTGAGTTATCTTCTGATTTTGGTGGAGAAATTGCAACTAGAAAAGATTTAGATAAAAGATTAAAAACAGAACAAGCTTATTATAAAATCACTGTTGATTTAGAAGAAAATAATTTGGATTTAAAAAATAGAAAAACAGGTGTTTTAGTAACTCAAGGAGAATCAATGAGTTTGATTTCAAGAATTGCTAAAAAAACAATTTCTGTTTTAATAAGAGAGAGTGAATTCTAA